A window of Tatumella citrea genomic DNA:
ATGTTGTATCCTGACATATCGTCTGGTTAGCATTGCTGTTGTTATTTTCCTTCAGCTTAACCAAAGCATTTTATATGCCAGATATATTATTAAATCGGCGAAGCGGTTAATTTCCGAACAATACACTGCCAGTAAGGGGCTGCAGACAGCAATTTTAACTGTCCGGAACAACTGCAGCAGAGATCTTTGATAAATGATGGCTGTGAGCAGTAACAGTGCTGACTGCACCAGAATGCGGCTCACGACAGAAAATATTATTGAATTTTACATTCTGAGACATTCGCCAGTTTCGTGATAAACAATCAGCCAGAAGACTCCCGCGGCCACCAGTCATAACTATGATTATGATTAATATGAATTTTAATTGCATCTGGTTGTAACAAATTGATTTTTTTTGGCGAAAAATAGCCCATAAATAGCTTAATGGGAGGACTGGTTTAGCCCTTAAATTACCGCAAATGACGTTTAGCGAATTTTTCGAATTAATCTATATCAAAAAATTGCTTAAAAGCTCTCGCTAGTTGTCATTTTATGCGGTAATCTGCTTTTTATATCAGGGGTTGCTTTTACATAAACACTTAATCATCCCGTGGGTTGCTGTGTATCTGGCCTGCAGTTGAATTAAACAGTTTATTATCCTCACTGATTATTCTCTTTCTGTTCTGTTATCTGGCTAGCGGCATTTTGTCGTAAGGACTTTGAAGGAAACTACCTATAATGGTCAAATCTCAACCGACTCTGAGATATATCTGGCGGGTTGTGCCCGCAATTGCATTAGCAACGTTACTTTCAGCCTGTAGTACTCCCGGCAATAATACAGCCAGAGTAGAGAAGCATGAAGTTAACAACCATAGCGGTTTTTTACTTCAGGCGTCTCAGGATGAATTTGAGCAGATGGTCCGTAATGTGGATGTTAAAACCAAAATTATGGATCAGTACGCTGACTGGAAAGGTGTACGTTACCGGATGGGTGGTGATACTAAACGTGGTATAGATTGCTCTGCGTTTGTACAGCGTACCTTCCGTGAACAGTTTGGTCTGGACTTACCGCGCTCGACATCAGGTCAGCAGGATACCGGTTCTAAGATTGCACGTAACAAATTGCGTCCCGGTGATCTGGTCTTGTTCCGCGCAGGTTCTACCGGCCGCCATGTGGG
This region includes:
- the mepS gene encoding bifunctional murein DD-endopeptidase/murein LD-carboxypeptidase; the encoded protein is MVKSQPTLRYIWRVVPAIALATLLSACSTPGNNTARVEKHEVNNHSGFLLQASQDEFEQMVRNVDVKTKIMDQYADWKGVRYRMGGDTKRGIDCSAFVQRTFREQFGLDLPRSTSGQQDTGSKIARNKLRPGDLVLFRAGSTGRHVGIYLGNNNFVHASTSSGVMISSLNDSYWKTRYREARRVLSNNVHS